The nucleotide window CATCTCTTGCTGGTAATATACTGAAATAGTTATTTCATTTCAATATTTTCCAGTTGTTTATAGCTTTACAATAGATTATGGGGTTATCATGttctatctcttttattaattctgtaaagatttattaattttgtatgaaTAGTTAATTTTGTAAGAATCTTCCTTTTCATTTACAAGTATCTCTTCGTGAATTTTCAGGCATCACATACAAGGTTATCCCTCCATTCGCATTTTTCGTAAAGGAAGTGATGTCAAGTatgttttcttttttaattttacttttcccTTGGTTTTCTTTTTCTTATATTATGTATATTTTCTTTAGCATGTTATGCTAAGGCATTTCCTATTGAATATTCTCTCTTCTTCAGATTTATCATTGATCTAATTGCATTTTCATCAAAGCTCCCTTACATTATGGCTGTTTCATGCATTCTTAAAGAACTTTATACAGCTCTTATGCTAGGGACATGCTGTACCAACTTTTTTCTGCCTGTTTATGTAGGTATAGAACTGTATTGAGGTTGCAATATATGCATACTATTAcaaatctcttcttcttcttttgttttTTGATGTGTTTTGCCCAGTTTGTATATCCATAACATGTTCTCATCATCATGGTTGCATGCATGGTTTGtgttatatgttttttttttcctttcttggaTCTCTTTTAATATGCATGGATGTGGATTCAGCTTTGTGTTTGACTAAGATATGCTCAAAATGGGGTTCAGCCTTTGACCAGTGTGTCTTTCATGTTTCAATTACCTTTTTCTTTTGTGTTTTTGGACTTGCCATGGAGCATTGCTGCATGCACTCGAATATCTACTAACCAAAGTTCAGTTTAACCATTATTTACATGACTGATTTTGCAAGTTTAGGTTTTCTAAATCTGAATCATGTTCAGATACTTAAAACCAGCTGCAACATGATTTTCTGGAGCATATATCTATTGTTGTCAAAATGATTACCTTTTGAAAACTTCACCACCCTTTTGTTTTTCCTTTCTGAATCAGTTAATTAGAATTCCCAAATTTATCGTTCCAGTTTTAAGGCAAAAATACTATTCAATATTGGAAGTAAAAAAATTGAAGCTTAGATCTTTGAAATAAGTAAATGTATAAACAGTTGTACAACAAATAAAACAATAAACAAGGGGTGAAATTCAAGGAATTTTTGTGCCATGTTTAGTAACGGGCCTGCCTAACATTTTTCAATGTTCCCATTCTTGTTGACCCAAGGGAATGCATTGCACAGTAGAACACAATTTATGATTTAATGCTAGATTCTGGTTTAAATGGTACATACTTAATTACTAAATATGACAATATAGTTATCTCCTCCCCCCCTCTCCTCTCCTAATAAATATATAGAGGTCACGTGGTTTCTTCATCAATCTGGATTTTATACTAGTGGTTTCATTTGTCAACCTTGTTACTTGATGTTTCAACTGTCACAGAGAGGACCATGGACACCATGATCATGAATCCTATTATGGAGATCGAGATACAGAAAGCCTGCTTAAGGTATTAAATTTTCTATATTGTAGTTTAACTTGAACTGTCAACTAATTTACTTGTGGGTGCAAATCCTGGCTTATATATACTACTGATAGGAGTTGAATGGACCTGGCCTAATTTGAAGTTACTGTTCTTTGCAGACAATGGAAGGTTTGATTGCACCTCTTCCAATAGAATCTCATAAATCTGATAATTCAACGCAGAATGCCAAAAGACCAGCACCTTTGACAGGAGGATGTAGAATTGAAGGATATGTGCGTGTAAAGAAGGTAAAATTCCATTATTGATATTGTTTAATGACATGTTATGTTATGCTGTTCAACATTTCCTAATTAGTAAGAATAGAATTAGTTGTTATAGTGTGATATAGTGATACTTGGGTTCTCATAATATGCTGGTTGTCTTTCAAATCCTGTCAATTAGCTTAGTAGGATTTACATGGTCTCAATTTAGCAATTGCTGGAGTTATCTTTCTTATTCTGCAGGTTCCAGGCAACCTCATCATCTCAGCTCGCTCAGGGTCACATTCCTTCGATCCTTCTCTAATGAACATGTCACATGTCATATCCCATCTTTCATTTGGCATGAATGTTTCACCCAAGTTGATGAATGAGGCAAAGCGATTGATGCCTTATATTGGTAGAAGTCATGACAAGTTGAATGGGCGGTCATTCATTAATCACCGTGATGTGGATGCCAATGTTACTGTAAGTTTGTCACTTTAATGTGATCCTTCATATTCTGTTCTGTAAAGCTCTCTGCATGCTTGGCCATAAGCATTTCCATGTGTCATCCGCTGATGTGTTAACCACACCAGCAATGCCTATTGGCATATGCACAAGATGGGTGTAGAATATGAGGATACCCAAGAAAACCACAAGGTTGGGGTTCACCCATTTTTAGTCATAGCCATCTCCTTCCGGAGAGGgtaaaaaatttacataaaaatcaTAATGTTGTTAAATTCATTGTTGctaattataaaatcccaactgcCTGGTTCTTTAGATAACCAGGAGCATGATATTATATGAATAGTATAATCTTTGTGATTTAAGAAACATTTTAATGTTCAAGCACTGTTCATTCTTTTTGCAGATTGAGCATTACCTTCAAATAGTTAAAACAGAAGTGGTTGCAAGACGATCTTCTCGTGAGTATAAATTGCTTGAAGAATATGAATACACAGCCCACAGCAGTTTGGTGCAGAGCGTGTACATACCTGTTGCGAAATTCCATTTTGAGCTCTCTCCCATGCAGGTCAAAATTCTTTTGTTGCtgtcattattatcattattcTGCTAAGAGTAAGAACAAAGTAATTTGTTTTCGATGCTTTTTGATCTTctgtttttatttattatgtgtAATTCTACTTCTGCAATCAGGTCCTAATCACAGAAAATCCAAAATCATTTTCGCATTTTATCACCAATGTCTGTGCCATAATTGGGGGTGTTTTCACGGTTGGTATTTAACGTTTGTGGTATTTTGGCTTGACCTGCAGTAGATGCAGTTCTAATACTCTTCTCTTATGGGTTTCAGGTTGCTGGGATTTTGGATTCAATTTTGCATAACACAATTAGAATGATGAAAAAAATTGAATTAGGCAAAAATTTTTGATAGAAAGCTGAAATTTGTAGttgtataaaaatatatatatattcttacacCATTTGTTAGCAGGTATTGTTAAGAACAGTTGCAACGTATCa belongs to Hevea brasiliensis isolate MT/VB/25A 57/8 chromosome 4, ASM3005281v1, whole genome shotgun sequence and includes:
- the LOC110647155 gene encoding protein disulfide isomerase-like 5-4, with protein sequence MISTSKLKSVDFYRKIPRDLTEASLSGAGLSIIAALFMVFLFGMELNNYLTVSTSTSVIVDKSSDGDFLRIDFNLSFPSLSCEFASVDVSDVLGTNRLNITKTIRKFSIDHDLRPTGSEFHSGPVLHDINHGDEFDGVVSEGSVSLTGRNFDQYAHQYPILVVNFYAPWCYWSNRLKSSWESAANTMRERYDPELDGRIILGRVDCTEEVDLCRRHHIQGYPSIRIFRKGSDVKEDHGHHDHESYYGDRDTESLLKTMEGLIAPLPIESHKSDNSTQNAKRPAPLTGGCRIEGYVRVKKVPGNLIISARSGSHSFDPSLMNMSHVISHLSFGMNVSPKLMNEAKRLMPYIGRSHDKLNGRSFINHRDVDANVTIEHYLQIVKTEVVARRSSREYKLLEEYEYTAHSSLVQSVYIPVAKFHFELSPMQVLITENPKSFSHFITNVCAIIGGVFTVAGILDSILHNTIRMMKKIELGKNF